The DNA sequence CTGTACGACCTTGTCCTGGGCAGCGTCCTGGAGGACTCCGGCCGCCAGCGCGTCAACGGCGGGACCGCGTTGAACTACGTGCGGGCCCGGCACGTCACCACCGAGGACAACGGCGACTACGGGCGCATCAAACGCCAGCAGCTGTTCTTGTCGTCGCTGCTGCGTTCGTTGATCTCCACCAACACGTTCTTCTCGCCGACCAAGCTCAACAATGTGGTCAACATGTTCATCGGCGACAGCTCGGTGGACAACGTCACCACCAAGGACCTGGTGAACCTCGGCCAGTCGTTGCAGAAGGTCGCCGCCGGGCACATCACCTTCGTCACGGTGCCGACCAGTGAGACCGACGAGAACGGCGACGAGGTCCCCCGGATGGACGACGTGCGGGCACTGTTCGACGCCATCATCAACGACGACCCTCTGCCCGGCGAGAACGACCACAACGCCACCTCGGCCCCAACCACGGCGGCGGCAGCCAACCCCACGACCCCGTCCACGTCCCTGCCCGGCTCACCGGCCGCCCCGGCGGTCAAGCCGCTCAGCGAGCAGGTGCACGCGGTCACGACCTCACCCGCCGATGTCACGGTGCGGGTGTCTAACGCCACCGAGCAGTCCGGCCTGGCCGGCGCCACCTCCGAGGGCCTGCAGCAGTGGGGCTTCAACGTCGACAATGCCGACGACTACCCCGGCACCGTCAAGGCCACCAAGGTGCTGTACTCCCCCGGAAACGAGCAGGCCGCCGCCACGGTGTCCTCGGCGCTGTCAGGCGCGCCGATCGAGCGGGTCACCGGACTGGGCAGCATCGTCCGCGTTGTCCTGGGATCAGACTTCCGCGCCGTGACCAAGCCGGCGGCAAGCGGTTCGCAGGTCAGCGTGCAACTCAACCGCGGTGCCAGCGTCGAACCGACCGAACTGCCCGACGACCTGACCGTCACCAACGCCGCCGACACCACCTGCGAGTAGCGCCCACTCCCGCCCAACCCGCGCGAATCGCGGTCCACGGTTAGTCTTGAGGGCATGCGAACCGCGTACCACGAGCAACTCTCGGATCTGGCCGAACAGCTCGGCACGATGTGCGGCTTGGCCGGGGCAGCAATGGAGCGCGCCACACAGGCCCTACTGCAAGCCGACTTGATGCTGGCCGAGCAGGTGATCACCGATCACGAGCAGATCGCCGCGATGAGTACCCGCGCCGAGGAAAGCTCCTTCGTGCTGTTGGCGTTGCAAGCCCCGGTCGCCGGGGACCTGCGCGCCATCGTCAGCTCCATTCAGATGGTGGCCGACATCGACCGGATGGGCGCGTTGGCCCTACACGTCGCCAAGATCACCCGCCGCCGCCACCCGCAACACGCACTGCCCGAAGAGGTCAACGGGTACTTCGCCGAAATGGGCAGGCTTGCAGTCGAATTAGGCAACAGCGCCCAAGAGGTGCTGCTGTCGCGCGACCCGGAGAAGGCCGCCCGGATCCGCGAAGAAGACGACGCGATGGACGACCTGCACCGGCACCTGTTCTCGGTGCTGATGGACAAGGAGTGGCGGCACGGAGTGGCCGCCGCCGTGGACGTGACGCTGCTTGGGCGGTTCTACGAGCGGTTCGCGGACCACGCCGTCGAAGTCGCTCGTCGGGTGATCTTCCAGGCGACCGGCAAGTTCCCCGACGAGCACACCCTGCCGTCAAGCGAGTAGCGCGTCGATCGCCCGGTAGATGCGCTGTTCGCTGACCGGGCGCGGGGTACCGAGCTGCTGAGCCCACAGACTCACCCGTAGCTCTTGGATCTGGCGCGCGATGTCGCGCACGTCGTTATCGCGATGGCGCGCCGTCGGCAGGGTCGCCAAAAGGTCCCGGTAGGCGTCTTGCACCGCGTGCACCCGTGCCATCCGTTCCCGGTCGGCCTGCAACGCGCGGGGCAGCTGCTCCACCCGGCGACGGACGGCGGTCAGATAGCGGGTGAGGTCCCCCAGATGTGCCCGGCCGGTGGCGGTGACAAAACCGGGCGCCAGCAGCGCATCCAGCTGGCCGACGATGTCGGCGATCGCCTCGGCCTGGCCGGGCGGCGGCTGCGCCGGCAGCGCCACTTGGGTGTCGCGGGCCGCGGCCAGCACCTGCGCTACTCGAGTCACCACGTCAACGGTCGTCGGCACCAGCGCGGCGGCCACCCGGTTGCGCAACGCGATGTACTCGTCGCGGGTCCACACCGGCGTCGGTACTAAGGCATCGGTCGCGGCGTCGGCGCAGTCGTCGATGAGCGCCGCCAGGGTCCCGTCCGGATTCGCCTTGAGCATCAGCCGTGTCGGCGAATCCAGCTGACGTTCGACCGCTTTGACCGGCGACGGAACAGCGCAGCGCAGCAACCGGCGGATACCGGGTACGAGCGCGGACCGCTGCTGCGCCTCGGTGGAGAACACTCGTAGCTGCGCGGTGTCGCCGGCATCGACGAAAGCCGGGAAGCCACGAACGGCACGCCCAGCCACCACCCGCTGCACGGCCCGAGGCAGCGTGTCCAAGTCGTCCGGCCAGCTGCGCAGGCCGCTGCGTTCCAGCTCCGCGCCGACCGCATCCGCGACCGCCTCGCGGGCGGAGGCCGCCAGTCGATCCTGCAAGACCCCGAGGTCTTTGCCGCGAGCCACCTCGGTGCCATCTGCACCCTCCACGGCGAAGGTGACCCTCAAGTGCGCGGGAAGCTTGGTCAGGTCGAAGGCGTCGATCGGGACCAACACACCGGTGCGGCGACGAAGCTCGTGCACCAGCGACTCCAGCAGCGGCTCGCCCGGCCCGATTGCCGACAGCACCGCACGGGCGGTGTCGGGGGCCGGGACGAAGTTACGTCGCAGGTCCTTGGGCAGGGACCGGATCAGTGCGGTGATCAGCTCTTCGCGCAGCGCCGGTACCTGCCAGGCGAACTCGTCGCCGCCGAGGCGTGCCAGCACATCGATCGGCACGTGGACGGTGACCCCGTCGTCGGCGGCGCCCGGTTCGAAGCGATAGCTCAGCGGCAACTCGAGATCGGCAGTCGCCCAACTGTCCGGGCGATCAGCCCCGAGTGACTCGTCGGCCCGCAGCAACTCATCGCGGGAGAAGGTCAGCAGCTCGGGTGTGGCCTTCTGCTGCTTCTTCCACCAGCCGTCGAAGTGCCGTGCCGAGACCACCTCGGCGGGAATGCGCGCGTCGTAGAGGTCATACATGGTGTCGTCGTCGACGATCAGATCGCGACGACGGACCCTGTCTTCCAGCTCCTGCAGTTGGGTGCGCAGCGCGGCGTTGTCGGCGAGGAATCGGTGCCGGGTCACCCAGTCGCCCTCCACCAGCGCGTGCCGGATGAACAGCTCGCGAGCCACCGCCGGCTCCACCCGGGCATAGCCGACCCTGCGGCGCGCCACCAGTGGCAGTCCGTAGAGCGTCACCTTTTCGAAGGCCATCACCTCGCCGCGCTTGGCGTCCCAGTGCGGTTCGCTGTAGCTGCGCTGCACCAAGTCTGCCGCGACCCGCTCGACGGCTTCCGGCTGGATGCGCGCCGCGGTCCGCCCGAACAGCCGGCTGGTCTCCACCAGCTCGGCGACCATCGTCCAGCGCGGCGGTCGTTTGGCCAGCGCAGAACCCGGCGCCAGCACGAACTTCGAGTTACGCGCGCCCGCGAACTCCCGACCGTCGTCACGCCGCATCCCGACGTGCGACAGCAACCCGGCCAGCAACGCCGCGTGGACAGCAGCCGGCTGAGCGGGCTCGCCGGATTCACGGATGCCGATATCGGCTGCGATGCTGCGCAGCTGACCTACCAGATCCTGCCATTCCCGGATCCGCAGATAGTGCAGGAACTCATTGCGGCACATCCGGCGAAATGCACTGCCGCTCAGAACTTTCCGCTGATCTGACAGATACGACCACAAGTTGAGATAGGCCGTGAAGTCGGAATCGTCGTCGACGAACCGGGCATGCTTGGCTCGGGCCGCCTCCTCCCGATCGACTGGCCGCTCCCTGGGATCGGGAATGGTCAGGGCGGCGGCGAGCACCAGCATCTCGCGCACACAGCCCTCGGTCTCAGCGGCCAGGATCATCCGGCCCAACCGCGGGTCCACCGGCAGCCGGGCCAGCCGGCGGCCGACATCGGTGATCGCTCCCTGCGCGGTGAATGCGCCGAGCTCGACCAGCAGCGCGACCCCGTCGCGGATGCTGCGCGAGTCGGGCGGGTCGAGGAAGCCGAAGTCTTCCACCGCACCCAGCCGCAGCGACGCCATCCGCAACAGCACTGCGGCCAGGTTCGTGCGCAGCACCTCGGGGTCGGTGTAGCGCGGTCGGGCGTCGAAGTCGGCTTCGCTGTAGAGCCGGATGCACACACCGGGGGCAGTGCGACCGCACCGGCCGCTGCGCTGCGAGGCGGACGCCTGCGAAATGGGTTCGATCGGTAGCCGCTGAACCTTCAGCCGGCGACTGTAGCGGGAGATACGCGCGTTGCCCGGATCGATCACGTAGCGGATGCCCGGTACCGTCAGCGAAGTCTCAGCCACGTTGGTGGCCAGCACAATCCGCCGGCCGGCGCGCGCCGGGGCGAACACCTTCTGCTGTTCGGCAGTGGACAGCCGCGCGTACAACGGCAGAATCTCGGTGTTTGTCAGACCGCCGAGAGCCTCTGCGGTGTCGCGGATCTCGCGCTCGCCCGACAGGAATACCAAGACGTCGCCGGGCGGTTCGGCGGACAGTTCGTGCACCGCATCGACGATCGCCTCGATCTCGTCGCGGGTCTCGGTCCGGATGATCTCCTGATCCGGGTCATCCGGGTCATCACCGGCATCGGCGTTGACCGGCAGCTCCAGTGGTCGATAACGGATTTCCACCGGGTAGCTGCGGCCGGACACCTCGACGATCGGCGCTCCCCCGCCACTGTGCCCGAAGTGCGCTGCGAAACGCTGAGGTTCGATGGTGGCCGAGGTGATGATCACCTTCAGATCGGGGCGGCGCGGCAACAACTCGCGCAGGTAGCCGAGCAGGAAGTCGATGTTGAGGCTGCGCTCATGCGCCTCGTCGATGATCAGCGTGTCGTAGCGCAGCAACCGCCGGTCCCGTTCGAGTTCGGCGAGCAGGATGCCGTCGGTCATCAGCTTGATCAGGGTCCGATCGGACACCCGGTCGGTGAACCGGACCGCGTACCCGACGACATCGCCTAGTGGGCTGGACAATTCGTCGGCGATGCGCTGAGCAACGGTGCGGGCGGCCAGCCGCCGCGGCTGGGTATGGCCGATGGTGCCGCGGATGCCGCAGCCTAGCTCCAGGCAGATCTTAGGCAGCTGGGTGGTCTTACCTGAGCCGGTCTCGCCGGCCACCACCACGACCTGGTGGTCCCTGATCGCCGCGGCGATCTCGTCGCGGCGGCCGCTGACCGGCAGGTCGGGATAACTGACGTCCGGCACCGCGGCGCGCCGCGCGGCAACCAGCGCTTGCGCCTCGCCCATCCGCTCGGCCAGCTTTCGCACCTGCTCGGGCGTTCCGCCACGCAGGTCCTTCAGGCGCCGTCCGAAGTAGGCCGCGTCTCGGAGGGTCAGCTCATCGAGGAGCGTGCGCAACTGCGCGACGGACGGTTCGACCACTTCGCGAAGCTTACGGGCCGGGGTCGACCTGCCTGTCATCTGGCATTTAGCCAGTCCATATCAGCGTCATCTGAATTCCACCAGAATTCCACCGTTAGATCATGGCTGTTCACCCTACCGTAACCTTCGTTCGCCGCATTAAATGGAGAAGTGACCCGGCGAGCATGTGATTGTTGCGAATTGTCGGCCGGGTTGATCCGGTGATGCCGCGCAAGCGGTCATCACCCTAATTTGTCTGCGAAAGGGCAATGTGAAACTGAACGGAATTGGCACGACGCTCGGCATTATGGCGACCGGCGCATTGGTGTTATCCGGGTGCGGCAGCGACAAGAACACCGACACCGGTGAGAAGACAACCTCGAGCTCGGCGGCTGCCAGCGGAAACTGCGGCGGCACGGACACGCTCAAGGCCAGCGGATCGACCGCGCAGCAGAACGCGATGGCCCGGTTCGTCAAGGCGTTCATCGACCAGTGTCCGGACCACAACGTCAACTACACCGCCAACGGATCGGGCGCCGGTATCCGGGAGTTCGTCGGCGGCCAGACCGACTTCGCCGGCTCCGACGTCCCACTGGGCACCGACGATTATGCGCAGGCGCAGCAGCGCTGCGAATCGCCGGCATGGAACCTGCCGGTGGTGTTCGGCCCGATCGCCATCACGTACAACGTCCCCGGCGTCGACACGCTGATCCTCGACGGCCCGACCGCCGCGAAGATCTTCAACGGCACCATCACCAGCTGGGATGACGCGGCGATCAAGGCGCTCAACCCGACGGCCACGCTGCCGGCCCAGCCGATCCACGTGGTGTTCCGCAGTGACGAGTCCGGGACCACCGACAACTTCCAGCAGTATCTGGATGCCGCCTCCGGTGGGGCCTGGGGCAAGGGCACTGGCAAGTCCTTCAATGGTGGCGTCGGCGAAGGCGCCAAGGGCAACGACGGCACGGCCGGAGCCATCTCCTCCACCGAGGGGGCGATCACCTACAACGAGTGGTCATTCGCCCAGGCCAAGAATCTGTCCACCGCCCAGATCGTCACCTCCGCCGGCCCCGAACCGGTCGCGATCAGCACCGAGTCGGTCGGCAAGACCATCGCCGGTGCCACCATCAAGGGGCAAGGCAATGACCTGGTGCTCGACACGGCGTCGTTCTACCAGCCGACTCAGACGGGTTCCTACCCGATCGTGCTCGCCACCTACGAGGTGGTGTGCTCGAAGTACCCGGAGGCGGATGTCGGCACGGCGGTGCGGTTGTTCCTGAAGTCCACCATCGGCGCGGGCCAGAGCGGCCTGGCCGACAACGGCTACGTTCCGATCCCCGAGGCTTTCAAGGCTCGCCTGGCGTCCGCGGTCGACGCCATCTCGTGACACCCGGGAACCCATCGACGCCGTTGATGAACAGCCGCTCGCCGAGAGGCGAGCGGCTGTTCCGGGCGGCCGCGGTCGCCGCTGGATCGACCGTGGTGGTGGCGATCGCGCTGATCGCGATCTTCCTGCTGGTGCGTGCTGTCCCGTCGCTGCTCGCCAACAACGCGAACTTCTTCACCAGCCCCGAGTTCAACACCAACGATCCCGACGACCTGTCGTTCGGCATCCGGGACCTGCTGATGGTCACGGTGTTGAGCTCGGTATTCGCGTTGGCGCTGGCGGTGCCGATTTCGGTCGGTATCGCGATTTTCCTCACCCAGTACGCGCCCCGGCGGCTGACCCGACCCTTTGCCGTGGTGATCGACCTGCTGGCAGCGGTGCCGTCCATCATCTTCGGCCTCTGGGGGATCTTCGTGCTGGCGCCGATGCTGGTGCCGTTGATGCGATTCCTGCGAAGCCACTTGGGCTGGCTGTTCCTGTTCCATCAGGGCAACGTGTCACTGGCCGGCGGTGGCACGATCTTCACCGCGGGCATCGTGCTGGCGGTGATGATCCTGCCGATCATCACTTCGGTCTCGCGGGAGGTGTTTCGTCAGACGCCCTTCGCCCACATCGAAGCCGCCCAGGCCCTGGGCGCCACTCGCTGGGAAGTGGTCCGCATGGCAGTGCTGCCCTACGGCCGCAGCGGCGTGATCGCCGCGGCGATGCTGGGCCTGGGGCGGGCGCTGGGCGAGACGGTCGCGATGCTGATCATTCTGCGGGCCGCGGCGAAGCCTGGGAATTGGTCGCTGTTCGACGGCGGGTACACGTTCGCATCCAAAATCGCGTCGGCGGCCGCGGAGTTCAGCGCCCCACTGCCGACCGGCGCCTACATCGCCGCGGGGTTCGCATTGTTCGCACTCACATTCTTCGTCAATGCCGCCGCTCGCGCGGTGGCCGGCGGCAAGGTCAACGGATGACCGCCCAAGTGCTCGACGCACCGGTCAAACCATCGGTGCCACAGCGCCGCCATCACCTCAGCATGCGGCGCCGGTTGACGGACAAGATTGCCACGGCCGCGTTCGTGGCCTCGTTCGGCGTCGCGGCGGTCCCATTGGTCTGGCTGCTCTGGGTCGTGGTAGCCCGCGGCTGGCACGCAATCAGCAATCTCAGCTGGTGGACGCACTCACTACGCGGCGTCCTACCCGAAGAATTCGCCGGCGGGGTGTACCACGCGCTGTACGGCACCGTGGTGCAGGCTGGGGTGGCCGCGGTGCTGGCGGTACCGCTGGGTCTTATGACGGCGATCTACCTGATCGAGTACGGCGGCGGCCGGTGGGCGCGATTGACCACCTTCATGGTCGACGTGCTGGCCGGGGTGCCCTCGATCGTGGCATCGCTGTTCGTCTTCAGCCTGTGGATCGCCACCCTCAAATTCGAGCAGAGTGCGTTCGCGGTGTCGCTGGCGCTGGCTCTGCTGATGTTGCCGATCGTGGTGCGCTCCACCGAGGAGATGCTGCGTCTGGTCCCCGACGAACTGCGGGAGGCCAGCTACGCACTGGGGGTGCCGCGATGGAAGACCATCCTGCGCATCGTCATCCCCACCGCGCTCTCGGGGATTCTGTCGGGAATCTTTTTGTCGATCGCCCGGATCATCGGTGAGACCGCCCCCGTACTGGTGCTGGTGGGCTACAGCCGCTCGATCAACTACGACATCTTTCACGACAACATGGCCTCGCTGCCGCTGCTGATCTACTCCGAGCTGGGGAATCCGGAGGCGGCTGGGGCTGCCCGGGTCTGGGGTGCGGCGCTGACGCTGATCATCCTGGTCGCGATGAGCGCGATCGTGGCAGCCGTGGCGACTCGGCTCACCTCGGTCCACGATCGCTGAACCAAACTATTAACCCCGCGGTT is a window from the Mycobacterium sp. SVM_VP21 genome containing:
- the phoU gene encoding phosphate signaling complex protein PhoU, yielding MRTAYHEQLSDLAEQLGTMCGLAGAAMERATQALLQADLMLAEQVITDHEQIAAMSTRAEESSFVLLALQAPVAGDLRAIVSSIQMVADIDRMGALALHVAKITRRRHPQHALPEEVNGYFAEMGRLAVELGNSAQEVLLSRDPEKAARIREEDDAMDDLHRHLFSVLMDKEWRHGVAAAVDVTLLGRFYERFADHAVEVARRVIFQATGKFPDEHTLPSSE
- the hrpA gene encoding ATP-dependent RNA helicase HrpA, giving the protein MVEPSVAQLRTLLDELTLRDAAYFGRRLKDLRGGTPEQVRKLAERMGEAQALVAARRAAVPDVSYPDLPVSGRRDEIAAAIRDHQVVVVAGETGSGKTTQLPKICLELGCGIRGTIGHTQPRRLAARTVAQRIADELSSPLGDVVGYAVRFTDRVSDRTLIKLMTDGILLAELERDRRLLRYDTLIIDEAHERSLNIDFLLGYLRELLPRRPDLKVIITSATIEPQRFAAHFGHSGGGAPIVEVSGRSYPVEIRYRPLELPVNADAGDDPDDPDQEIIRTETRDEIEAIVDAVHELSAEPPGDVLVFLSGEREIRDTAEALGGLTNTEILPLYARLSTAEQQKVFAPARAGRRIVLATNVAETSLTVPGIRYVIDPGNARISRYSRRLKVQRLPIEPISQASASQRSGRCGRTAPGVCIRLYSEADFDARPRYTDPEVLRTNLAAVLLRMASLRLGAVEDFGFLDPPDSRSIRDGVALLVELGAFTAQGAITDVGRRLARLPVDPRLGRMILAAETEGCVREMLVLAAALTIPDPRERPVDREEAARAKHARFVDDDSDFTAYLNLWSYLSDQRKVLSGSAFRRMCRNEFLHYLRIREWQDLVGQLRSIAADIGIRESGEPAQPAAVHAALLAGLLSHVGMRRDDGREFAGARNSKFVLAPGSALAKRPPRWTMVAELVETSRLFGRTAARIQPEAVERVAADLVQRSYSEPHWDAKRGEVMAFEKVTLYGLPLVARRRVGYARVEPAVARELFIRHALVEGDWVTRHRFLADNAALRTQLQELEDRVRRRDLIVDDDTMYDLYDARIPAEVVSARHFDGWWKKQQKATPELLTFSRDELLRADESLGADRPDSWATADLELPLSYRFEPGAADDGVTVHVPIDVLARLGGDEFAWQVPALREELITALIRSLPKDLRRNFVPAPDTARAVLSAIGPGEPLLESLVHELRRRTGVLVPIDAFDLTKLPAHLRVTFAVEGADGTEVARGKDLGVLQDRLAASAREAVADAVGAELERSGLRSWPDDLDTLPRAVQRVVAGRAVRGFPAFVDAGDTAQLRVFSTEAQQRSALVPGIRRLLRCAVPSPVKAVERQLDSPTRLMLKANPDGTLAALIDDCADAATDALVPTPVWTRDEYIALRNRVAAALVPTTVDVVTRVAQVLAAARDTQVALPAQPPPGQAEAIADIVGQLDALLAPGFVTATGRAHLGDLTRYLTAVRRRVEQLPRALQADRERMARVHAVQDAYRDLLATLPTARHRDNDVRDIARQIQELRVSLWAQQLGTPRPVSEQRIYRAIDALLA
- the pstS gene encoding phosphate ABC transporter substrate-binding protein PstS, translating into MKLNGIGTTLGIMATGALVLSGCGSDKNTDTGEKTTSSSAAASGNCGGTDTLKASGSTAQQNAMARFVKAFIDQCPDHNVNYTANGSGAGIREFVGGQTDFAGSDVPLGTDDYAQAQQRCESPAWNLPVVFGPIAITYNVPGVDTLILDGPTAAKIFNGTITSWDDAAIKALNPTATLPAQPIHVVFRSDESGTTDNFQQYLDAASGGAWGKGTGKSFNGGVGEGAKGNDGTAGAISSTEGAITYNEWSFAQAKNLSTAQIVTSAGPEPVAISTESVGKTIAGATIKGQGNDLVLDTASFYQPTQTGSYPIVLATYEVVCSKYPEADVGTAVRLFLKSTIGAGQSGLADNGYVPIPEAFKARLASAVDAIS
- the pstC gene encoding phosphate ABC transporter permease subunit PstC; translation: MNSRSPRGERLFRAAAVAAGSTVVVAIALIAIFLLVRAVPSLLANNANFFTSPEFNTNDPDDLSFGIRDLLMVTVLSSVFALALAVPISVGIAIFLTQYAPRRLTRPFAVVIDLLAAVPSIIFGLWGIFVLAPMLVPLMRFLRSHLGWLFLFHQGNVSLAGGGTIFTAGIVLAVMILPIITSVSREVFRQTPFAHIEAAQALGATRWEVVRMAVLPYGRSGVIAAAMLGLGRALGETVAMLIILRAAAKPGNWSLFDGGYTFASKIASAAAEFSAPLPTGAYIAAGFALFALTFFVNAAARAVAGGKVNG
- the pstA gene encoding phosphate ABC transporter permease PstA, producing the protein MTAQVLDAPVKPSVPQRRHHLSMRRRLTDKIATAAFVASFGVAAVPLVWLLWVVVARGWHAISNLSWWTHSLRGVLPEEFAGGVYHALYGTVVQAGVAAVLAVPLGLMTAIYLIEYGGGRWARLTTFMVDVLAGVPSIVASLFVFSLWIATLKFEQSAFAVSLALALLMLPIVVRSTEEMLRLVPDELREASYALGVPRWKTILRIVIPTALSGILSGIFLSIARIIGETAPVLVLVGYSRSINYDIFHDNMASLPLLIYSELGNPEAAGAARVWGAALTLIILVAMSAIVAAVATRLTSVHDR